From the Solanum stenotomum isolate F172 chromosome 4, ASM1918654v1, whole genome shotgun sequence genome, one window contains:
- the LOC125861441 gene encoding uncharacterized protein LOC125861441 produces MKRERGSGTSALTTDSQATSSFPQRLKNKAEDGKFTKFITILKQLLVNIPLVEALEQMPGYAKFMKDLVTKKRAVSHDFSNDVHHCSAIATRYLVQQKEDPGALTIPCTIGLIKFAKALCDLGASINLMPLPIYKKLGLGVPKPTSMRLMMADRSVKRPVGIMCDVLVKVDTFIFPSDLVILDCEVDFEVPIILGRPFLATERALVDIERGELKFRLNTYEVWFNSCWSMKQPRDMNVISAIEMVTDEDMRVPIEERMVVETLTAVLMNFDVDFLSNYIETVNALQGMGAHSYAPKKLDLDLKNRPSPPAKPSIEEAPVLELKQLPNHLRYVFLGTNNTLPMILAANLNEEQVQEVIKVLKNTKEPLDGPLLI; encoded by the coding sequence atgaaaagagaaagaggtTCAGGAACATCTGCCCTTACAACAGATTCCCAGGCCACCTCCTCATTTCCTCAAAGGCTTAAAAACAAAGCTGAAGATGGAAAGTTTACAAAATTCATCACCATACTGAAACAACTTTTAGTAAACATTCCATTGGTTGAAGCCCTAGAGCAGATGCCAGGATATGCCAAGTTCATGAAAGACTTGGTCACCAAGAAAAGAGCGGTAAGTCATGATTTCTCTAACGATGTCCATCATTGTAGTGCGATTGCTACCAGATATCTGGTGCAGCAAAAAGAGGATCCAGGTGCATTAACAATACCATGTACCATTGGGTTAATCAAGTTTGCAAAAGCTTTATGTGATCTGGGAGCTAGCATAAATCTGATGCCTTTACCCATTTATAAAAAGTTAGGTTTGGGAGTACCAAAACCTACATCAATGAGGTTGATGATGGCTGATAGGTCAGTAAAGAGGCCAGTGGGCATCATGTGTGATGTACTGGTAAAGGTGGACACTTTCATCTTTCCATCTGATTTAGTGATTCTGGATTGCGAAGtagattttgaggttcccataatTTTGGGAAGACCCTTTTTGGCCACAGAAAGAGCTTTAGTGGATATTGAGAGAGGAGAGTTGAAGTTCAGACTCAACACATATGAGGTATGGTTCAACAGTTGCTGGTCAATGAAACAGCCACGAGATATGAATGTGATATCTGCAATAGAGATGGTCACTGATGAAGACATGAGGGTACCTATAGAAGAGAGAATGGTTGTTGAAACATTAACAGCAGTACTGATGAACTTTGATGTGGATTTTCTGTCTAACTATATAGAAACCGTGAATGCCTTGCAGGGTATGGGAGCACATTCGTATGCACCAAAGAAATTGGACTTGGACTTGAAAAACAGGCCAAGTCCTCCAGCGAAACCATCCATTGAGGAGGCACCAGTGTTAGAGCTGAAACAGTTACCCAATCACCttaggtatgtattcttgggtaCTAATAACACTTTACCTATGATATTAGCTGCAAATTTGAATGAAGAGCAGGTACAAGAGGTGATCAAGGTgctaaaaaatacaaaagagcCATTGGATGGACCATTACTGATATAA